Part of the Ficedula albicollis isolate OC2 chromosome 6, FicAlb1.5, whole genome shotgun sequence genome is shown below.
tttttttaatgtctggtGATACCTGAAtgttcttcctctctcccaATGAATATGGTAGCTATCCTAGTTAGAAAACCTGAATGCCCTTCTTCTCTCCCAATGAATGTGGTAGCTATCCTAgttaaaaaaacacatgaagTAAAGCTCAGTTTTCTCCCCATTagtatttcagtttcaaaatcCAAAGCTATCTTAGAGTAGCCAAGCAGTCTGAAACAAGTAACCTCATGCCATACACTCCTCCCAAGCCTTTTCACCACTGGAAGGCAGCAGTCAAGTGCTTTAATAGAAAATGACATTTGACAGATTGCAACCTTAACCACAACTTCAACATTGTTTCTTTACCGGGCAGTGACTACAAGAGGAGCACTGGAGGACTGACGGGATGAAAGGATGCCTGCTGACCCATGGAAGACCAGCTAGAATGCCTGAACTCTGCTTCCCAGTTTTGCACAAGCAAGAAGTGAAATGTAGGTAGGTGTAGAAAACCCCATAGGCAGACATGAAGTGAGGAAATGTTAACTACAAGCAGTTCTTTCTTCAGTGAGTGCAGGTTGGTTTCCACCAGCAGGCTGGAATCTCTACATGTGAAAACTTACTATAATTCTTGGGGTCTGCAGGCACCAAGCTCCAATCTAACCCTAATGACTTGGAAAAGACTATAATTCTTGGGGTCTGCAGGCATCCAGCTCCAATCTAACCCTAATGACTTGGAAAAGTCATTGCATACCTTGCAAGGAGCTGGACCATGTTtcaaaagagactttttttacagaaattcagGTTTCAGCAGTGGGGCAGCATGGGTAGAGTATAACACTGTTCTTGAACCAATGGCTCATTCAAACTGAATTTTCCTTATCCTACTTGCAGTTTTCCAGAGGCTGGCTTTGACTCTTAAGAGTGATGACTCATAAATTGTAGACTAAAAAGGGACTGTGCCAACCAAGTTTGTATAGAAAGATCACCTTTAACAACAAATTAGTAAGCTGATGTATTAAAACCTGATAACTTTTTTAATGCAGTAAGCTGACTTGCTCTTTAGCTGTTCCAAATGGCAAAAAATGTGACATTTGAAGAACTGTTGCCTTTCATTGTAATGGTAGCTAACGTGAGGCTTTGTGACATGCTTTAGCATGTTGAAGCttctctaaaaataattttaatagaaaaatttaattaactttactcagtgctgaaaaaaatcctaaaatctgCCCTTGGAACAGattcctttattaaaaacaagaCAGAGCCCCACACAGTCACATTGTAATCCATTTATTAGCATACCTTGTGAGCCATTGGTGTTGATCCAGGGGACATGACAGCTTTGGCACTGGACTGATTTCAGAGGTATTCAGCCCTTAGTAGAAAGGGATTTTAGTAGGACTTGAGTGGGCTACTACACAAACAAGTTTCTGATGTGgaaaattaagcatttttcCAAACAAGTGAAAACGCAGCCCAGGAGATGTGCATTAGTCCAGGTCACAGTGCCTTGTTCTACAAGGAGTAGTACCAACTTGGTTATCACCAGAGGTGATTCTGTTCTCTTTAGCTGTAAGAAACTCCCAGTGATTATATCAAGATAGTGTTAAATACCACAGTGTCGTTTCATCTCTTCAAAGTTCTCATATGATTGCTGAATATACACATAAAAATCTGTCTTCAAGTGGTCGATGAATCACTGCAACTCTTTTGAGGTGAAGAGACTTCAGGATACAGGCTTCAGAAAGGAAGACAGACAAAAGGCAGATCTACCTCTGTTACCCCTGAGATAGCAAATACCCACTTTCCTGGTTCCTCACCAATGTCTCCACTCATACATTTGAGAAACTGATCTGTTAATTTCTCCTACAAGTTTACAGAGATTACAAGGATAATTGACATCCTGTCCAGGTTAATAAACAGCTGCCTGATTAATTATAGCATAGAACATAATTCATAGAAATCATCAAAACAGTGTTCAGCCACAAAAAagtgataaatatttaatccaGCTTCAGATGACCAAAGTGTGAATCAGTTTGAGATAGTAccactgcaggcactgcaggtcAGGAAGaccccagcactgggggagcCTTtggggcactggggcagccttTGGAGCACTGGGGTATTCTCTCGAAGAGGAACAGGAACAGCACtaggagctgctcctcagatCCTTACCATAGCCACATTTCTACTCCTGCCAATGCTCCTAGCCACTCACAGTGATGTTCCCTTTCTCACACAACCAAGATGTGCTGCTCTGCTATGGAAAGTTCTCTCAGAGCATGCATGTGGCAGagtgcagccaccagcagcactgactgAGCTCTCAGCTCCTGGAACCAGTGCACATGCATTAGCCTTATCCAATGGACTAATGCTGTGAGGGTGGATTATCTCAGCCCCCCTTGTGtgtcagcacaggcagaggtCTACAGAGCTCTCCAGgtgctccctgcccagagctccccagacAGACCCACAGCAATTTCTGTGAGCTCAGTGGGACTGCTGCACCTACCTGAGACACAGGGGGAACTGACCTCAGTGGGTTTTCATCCCATTGTAACAATACTGCTGCCAAGACCACATTAGCAAGTTTAAAACTAGCTTCAGCATACAGACACAGAACTGAAATCACTTACAGAATTGCCTGCTATAGAAAATTTTACTCAAATAATCAGCAGGGGATACAGCCTCCCCTGGCAAACTGTATCCCATTGTTTAGCAAAGTTTAAAGACCCATCAGAAAGAGAAGACACAGAGAAACAGTCAGTATCAGACACCCAGACAGTTTGGATTGAAGAGAGACAGAGAAGTCTTAGAAAAGGAACTATCTCTAGAATGATGCATAACAGAGAATATAAAGCCAGGCCCCTTATTTCCTCTCATGGCTGAGAACACAAGGACAGATGGTActcaatgaaaacaaaaggcaattaattcagaaacataaaaagaaattatgtgcTATGGAGAATAAAATTATCATGGTTTTGGTTGCCAGAAAGTACTGGGATTGAGAGCTTAGTTagattaaaactaaaaaatttGAACATTTATATGAAAGATGAAGGCTGGTTACATTAAATAGTTTTTATAAGTTAGGGATATAAGCTATTAtactttagggaaaaaaaagaatgacaaaaGGATAATGCACAGTGTTTGTACAACACCTAGAGGATCAAGTATTTATACTTCCATTTTTAATGATGATAATAGTAATGCAAGTCATTAATTTAAATGGGTCAAGAACAAAATTCCCCAAAAGGAAAGGTTATAAAACTTGTTCAGCACAACTCACACGCACTATCTTTTGAAACATCTACTGCTGTCCAACATTACAAAATACAGTCCTAGGGTGACTGAGTGCTGCTCATCCAACCAGCCACTTCCAGTGGCTAAGCCTCAGTGGCAAAGCACAAGTTTGGTTTGGGCCACAGTCCCAGGTTAAACAGTGAAGAGCAACAGCTGTATCCTGAAACAGGCCAGGTCAATATAGGAGAGTATTGACAGGCTTGCCTACAGCACCAGTAAGATATAAAAGCAGGCAAAGGGGAttggatttttccttccctcctcctggcTCATGCAGGACTCAAATTACAAAGACTCTCACAGCTTTCATAGTGACAAGATCtaggagaaagaaatatttttaactagAACATGGGCATTTCAGAAGACAATGCCAGGCCTGCATCTAACTTGTGTTACATGGTAATTTATGCTAACTCCTGAATGGCCACTCAGTAAGTATAAGCTTAGGGAAATAACCTCACAGTGTCATCTTTGGGTGTTTCTATGCCTGTTGGGGTTATGGGTATAAACTGAAAGATCAAACCAGATTAAACTAGAGATATGACAGCACCCAAGGCACAGAAACTCCATTTGAACTGCTGTAGCACGCTGGCTTAGGGGAGGCTGAAGGTAAAAGTCAAATCCCTCCATGTTTCCCAGATGGGTACTGGTCCTACCAGTGTAGAACTTGGCATTTAATTCCTGAGAGATAAGGAGCAGTCTGcagcttgcattttaaaaactgcaaggAGCCATAGGACAACATGGCCAGCATGGAGCCAAGCACAGTGCTGCCAAGGGATCAAGTCTGGCATTTTTAACAGGGTTATCAgcacaaagctgtgctgaagACATTCAGCACCTCAAGAAGAAGCACAAAAGGATCAGGTTTGCAGGGCTCCTGACATAGTATGTTTTAAAGATTCTGACAATTCTTCGTTAAAATAAAGTTTGCAAGCAGGATTTTAGAACACTCCATTGCAACACTGGTAGCCCAACTATCCTATAATACCCAGAAAGGGTAAGTGAAACTGTTTAGTCTAGctttcacacacaaaaatcagCCACCTAGTCAGATCAGCAGCTCTACATTAAGCTAATTTCTAGAAGACAAAACTTTAGGCAATCACTACTTCTTGAATCCAAGGCAATTTCTAGGATTCTGTCAGCACATGCCCAGTGATATGACATAGCTAATCCACAGACTGTACTCAACCTTCTTTCTTGCATTGGTAATACCCAGGTACTGAACACCTCAATGCAAACCTTCCAGGCAGCAGGTCAGTGCCTGACCAGTTAGTGCCTACCCAAAACATGCACATCTGGCACAAGTTCCACGTGTCCCATCCTGTATTAATCCTCCACATTCAAGCCCTTGGTTATACATCAAAGCTTtttgctcctcctcctgcacagacctgtctcctctctgcctcATCTGCACACAGTGAGAAGATGCTGCACAGCACAACTCTTAAGGCACTTAGCCCTTCTGTCTGCTTATATTTTTTTACTACTCAAGAATAATatattaacttttaaaagtgCTTAAGGCATAAGAGGGAACTCTGTTCATTTGTTTGGATGAGACAGAAAGAGGAAACTGTAATATTCAATGACTCCTGCTTTCTCTCAGCATTATGTCTGTTCAGGCTGAGAACTACAGCTTGATGACAGTGCTTTCATACACTCAAGTTAAGTCAGTTTACTCCCACGGAGAggaatgaaaagagaaagtgcaaagaaaagtaaaaaggaagCATGGCCCAGAGGTTTCAAGAATAGGACACACTTCACAAAAGTGGGaagctgctttgcagagcacTTACTGTTTTCACAAGGAGTAATTTGCTTGAGGCGTATCTATACCCCAGGAGTAATTCCATGTTTCATGGAAAACTGTGAACACAGAGATATTAAAGACCAGCAGCACAAACTAAGGGCAGCTAATAACTATGATGAATAAGGGACCAGTAGGAAGTCCCCATAGTGCTGTTAAATCATGATTCAACACTTGAATGTTTGATATTAACATTACAtttgcatttaaagaaaaataaaatgtctatTCAGCCACTTGAAGTCAGATTTTTGAGTTCTTCATAGCAATCATGAGGGCAAGAAAGCTACTGCCTCTCACATCAACAACTGATTCGAGAAGATGCTGctttaaggaaacaaaaaaaagcccaaccacacacacaaactaCTATagcaaaaaagcagaaataaaaccatagCATCTGGGAGCTGGAAATGTGTGACAGAAGATTACAGCAGGAGGGACAAGCATCTCTTAGTCCAGGCAGACACTTGAAACGGATCCTATGGGAGGAGATCTACTATTCAGAAGAGAAAAGGTTCCCCCTAGAGACATAACAGGAAAGATAAAACATCCAACTGTTGGCCTGTTCCTCAACTCAGGTCAAATCTTCTCATTCCTGGAACAGAAGAGAGCTGTTATGAAGAAATATCTGGAGATTTCCACTAGGCTAGCACCTGGTTCCATCTTCCAAGCGTCTCACCTCTCCTGGCAGCACGTTTCAACTGTCCAAACATACAACCATGAATAGACTTTCAGCAGTAGGTATCTTTCTACTTCTACCATTTCTGTGTGCCAGGGCAAAGGAATAAGTGTGATTGCATTAAAGGATTCAGATATGTAGAGCAATGTATATTGATCATTGTTACCACTGTGCACCTGCTTTCTCTGCTTACAAATTACGGACTAAAGTGAAACCAAAGACTTTAAAGAATCAATCATAactgttttccttccagttcTACATTAAAATCTTTTGCCAGTGtccaatgacaaaaaaaaaaatatctccatCAGTCACAAACCAGAAGCCACagtcttctgctgctgcagggcaaaaGGACCATATGCTGAAATTCCTAGAGCTCAgtcattttcattttagcttGGTCACTTTCTTGATCCAGGGTACAAATTTGCTGACCTTTGTGTACACACCAGGCGAATCCTTCCTACCACAGCCATACCCCCAGGAAGTGATGCCCAAAATGATCCAGCGTCCATTTGCTCTCTGACACATGAGTGGCCCTCCACTGTCACCCTGACAGCTGTCCACCCGTTTATCTTCAGAGAGGTTCCCAGCACAAATCATGCGGTTGGTGAACTTCTGCCCGTAGCGGGCCTCACAGTCTTCCCGTGGGAGAAGGGGCACCACCCCCTGCAGCAGGGTTCTGGAATAGGACTTTCCTGGAATAAAACAGACCAGCCAGACTGATTCACATACAGGCAACAGCAGCGATCTGGTGCAACAGTGCTCTCTACAAAAAGAGACATTTCATTTCCCAACACTTAGACATTTCATGTCAggtctgcagcacagaaatagGCTGAGCTCAGCATCTCTGAAGCACGAGAACTTCAGAAAACAGTGATGCCAAGCCAGACCACAAAAAAAGAGCTGTAAGATCAAAGGTGTGGGGAAGACGTTTGTAGAAAAAGGTTAGATCAAAGGATGAGTCTTACTCCTGATTCTGTCAACAAGTAACTTGAACCTTATTCAATTTATCTCACCTCTCCAAACCTCCATTTCCTCCTCAGTAAAGCAAGGGCAGTGTTTTCTCAAGAGAATAAATGCAGTAGTATCTGTTAAGTGCTCAATCCTCAGAGAAGTTTTAGATGATGTTTCAGAGGCATTCAAATATTATTCAAAGGGAATTCCCTTTGGGAATTTAAGGGAACTTTATCTTTGGCCAGACTTGAGTCTATTTGATCAAATCTCTTTATtaccccagggctgctcagaaTATAAAGCTAATGTGCTATATTAGAGTATGACCTTTCTGTGCCCAAGGTTTATGTAAGTTCACAAGGTAGTAGGTAACTGCTCCTCTTTGAGAAAGCTGGGTTTGGTGCGTGGGAAGGATTCTAGCTACTAAGCTCCAGTACAGCTTAAGGTAGTTACATGGCTAAGTTGCTCCTTGATCCACCCCAAACATCCTGAAGTGACACGTGCAACTGGCACAACTGACTCCAAAGGCAAATATGTACTTGCAGTTAAAAAACTGTGGTAATATCTAGGGAAACAGCTGAGAAGGACAGGCAAGTCCAAAATCAACAGATGAGCTCCTGGGGCTTTTGGCAGGAAGTCTTTCTAAACATATGGCTTTTCTCCAGTCATAGCAGCCCCAGAAAGGCCTCCATGCTCCCTTTTACCTAGGAAGCTTCACAGCAATATGCTCAAAGAGGACAGGTCCAGGCTGTCTTGAACCCAGGGCATAAACCAGACTCAGAGTCCATCTGTCCTTGCAGACATACACAGAGAGTTTAAGCAAGGTAGTCCGAGAGAGATTTCTCTCTGAGGGCTCCTTCTGCCTCTAAGCCCTCACTGCTCTATGACGGTATTGTGAAGGCAGGTCATGGAAACATGGGGGGCCTTCCACGGGCTTGGTATAGAGGCTGTGTGCAGGCTGCTCCCTTAGGGGTCTGCTGTGGGCAAACACATGTAGAAATGGGAGGAAAGAGAGGACTGTGGCAGCATTGTTCTCTCCCACCACTTCAGAGGGATGTTATGGAGACCAAAGCTTTCACCAGTATTGAGCAGACTCAATAAGCCTCAAAATCAGATGAAAACAAAGTAGCACAAAACCCACTTCATCTCCCCATTCCTTAGCACCATGTGCTGGCACAGACAATGGGACCAGTGAGATCATAGCCTTGAGGTGACATAAATTAGTGGCCCACTAGGCTTCTGGAGGCAGACTTCCTCAGCTTGCTTGCTTCTCAAAGCCCCAGCACTCACCTGTGTCTCCCCAGCCAGAGATGATGCAGGCTTGCCTGTTGATGTCAGACCTCTCTCTCCTGTCAGGCAGGCAGATGGGGAGAACGTGGTGGTTGAAAGAGAGACAGTGCCCTTCTCTGCCCCGCATCCGGACCAGGGCTATGTCATTATCATTGCTGCCAGCCCAGTAGTTCCTGTGGAGGACAATCCGCTCCACGGGCAGCTCCCTCTCAAACTCATCCTTCACAGCTGTGTGGTAATCGCCCACCCGCAGGAGGTAGCGCCGCACATCAACACCAAACCTGGAGAAAAACAGACTCAAGATCTCCATACTCCTGCTAAGGGGAAAGCAGACTCACACAAGTCTCAGCTGCTGTGAGACTGAACCACCTCCTCACACCACAGTGGTAAAACAGTTCCATCTCTTTAGCAGATATGATCATGCCAGCTGTTGCAGATTTGGTCTCCCAAATAACTATATGCACAGGActatttttcctattaaaatgaTTATTATAGTTGCAGCAGGCTTGTGAACTGACCTGTTTACAGCTCCTTAAAGGACTTAAAATGGCAAAATGCTGGTTCCCTTTATGCTGTAAAGCCTCAGAGTTAAGAGGCCAGGTGTAAGCAGTGAAGGCAAAAGCAAGTTTACATTGAGTCATCCCCATAAGCACTCCAAGATCACACACATCATAACCTGAAGGTCTTGGTATAGAAACTTTGCTCATGTGGTTCCACTGGGCTAGGAGTATAAACTTGTATGAGGTTATCTTGTCCCTTGTTGAGTATCCCTCGGGGCTCCCACTCCCAAACACACCTTTTGAAGCAGTGGGCTGCAGTCaccacccagcagctgctgatcaGTGTTGCTCCGCACAGCAGACGAGTATCTCGCCGAAAACCCTTCAGCCGCAGTGAGGCCTGCCAAGGCCAACTGCCTCTGAAGAAGAAACAGAGGAATACGAGGTGTCACACATATGGGAgccattttcctcttctcccattCACTCTGTCTCATCTGGGCTCAGCTGGCTTGCATTCTTCCCTAGCTAGCACACTGGTTCAAACCAAATTCAAAAATCATCAGTGAAAATGCAATAATGGAATCAGCATCTGCCAGGCTTTttccagagcctgcaggaaagCTGGAACCAGTCTGGCTCTCTCAGCAATTACAGGGCAGTACCTCAGAGACTTGTTTCCCCCTATGATCCTTTTCTTGCGACGGTGCAGCAGGCGCATCCCACACACACCGGCCTCTGGACCTGCATGGCAAAATTAGAGCAGTTGGGTAGAGACCTTCACCTTAAGTATCAGCATTGCTGTCACAGAGCCAAATACCATTCACCTTCTCTAAAGGCATTCGTCCTCAAGGACTGCGTTGTGCTGTGCATATGGaattcataaaatatttgatCCCATAGGTTTCCTTAATTTCACTGGAGGTGCTTACCTGAAGTCTATAGTCTCATGCCAGGAGTGGGACCTATGCTTATACTTCCTCAGTACTCTAAACCTCAAAAGTTGCTTATGGTTGCTGTTCTAAGGAAGAGTATGGTGACTTGGCTGTGGGGAAATTCTGCAGGCTCAAAGGCCTGACATGGGTGGAGCACCTCAGACTAATTTGGAACACTCTGTGCTGCTAAGAAGAtacactgaaaacaagaaaaacataGGAGGTGCAGGACAGGACATGCTTATTTTGTAGGTGAAGTTTCAGCCAAAGACAAGAATGACAGggaaaaaccacaaaagcatGCAGAGATCCTACGACCAGAGCTCAAGATTCCTGCATAGAAGAAATGGGAATGTCACCTGTTCTCCTGATATCTTGGGCCTTTTCTTCCACATAGTCACAGATCACCCCAGCATCCtcactgtgccagcagctgtgaaTCCTGGTGTCAGGCATGGCACATTGCCCCAAGGTGTGCTCCATGCCACTGCATTCTACGTTGTCCAGATGGATGGGCCCATGGCCTTCACCAAAATAAGCCATTGCCCTGGCTTTTGCTGTACCACTGCAATTAGAGAGAGGGTGGCTAATCTGCAGTAAGCAGGAGTCAAGTGAACCTGAAGCACCAGTGCATTTTAAGTGGAATAATATTTGTGTCACTTCACATACAGACAGTAGTGCAGTAAGAAGAGCAACCTGCTCCCTCAAGCATATGTAGGTGTGCCAAAACTCAAACTAAGCCCCCAGAAACAAGTCCAGAAGTGCTCCCGAGAGCTGTTTGCATCTGTAAGACGCCTGTACCACAGCCCTTACCTGAATCCCAGCTGCCTGCAAACCACTGTGGCATCTCTGTCTGTCCAGTCGTCATCACAGACACTGCCCCACTGCCCATTCAGCAGGACCTCAACCCGGCCCTCCTTGGTGCTTTCTCCATCCACCAGCCGCACGGGAGGCCCTGAAGGAGAAAACACATGGGCTGCTGCAAGCAAAAACACCAGAGGGGGCAGGTGTCCAAAACTTGGGTTCTATAGAAAAAGATGAATCCCAGACATCGGTAAGCTTAAAACaaaaagtacaaacaaaaacaaacaaacaaaaatgtgtgTCTATATGAAGACATTTTACCTCTGTGCTGAATCAGAAGACTATATACATACTAATTTATTTAATACATACTGGAAATCATCAGTGGATCATACTCTGAAAGCTAAGTAAAGAGGagaacaagaacagaaaaagttATTAGCTCCTGAGCCAAGAGTTAGACAAACTTAAAcatgcctgggaaaaaaaatccattgaaTTGTAAAACTGTTACATGATTCTAAGCAAGAGAAGAGTTCTAGatccatgaaaaacaaaaatgttggaTGTCAACTATTCCAATAACAAATGTCTGACAGATTGGAAAGTCTTCTGTAGTAAGGAAAGGAGAGAGTATCAAGCATTATATAAATGAGGAAATTAGGCTAACTTGAAATACTTTCACAATTTTAATTAGAAGTGTGCCATCCACACAAGGGAGTGCAAACAACTGCTTGCACCTGAAGTCCTCCTGTCTTGGCAAGATGTGGCACTAATGCAACCACACCTAAGTTTCCTAAAAGGTCTAGTTACAGGGTTCCCTTGAGCAATGGCACACTAAGGCAGCACTGTCCCTCActggctttgtttgtttgaaacAAACCTCAGAGGTTTGTTTCAGAGACTGCCAATACAACTCTTCAGTTTCCATTTATCTACTGTCTGATAGTAGGTCTGGTGGAGCCACAGATTAGTGGCTCTGCCCCAATTCAGCCAGGGCTCATTCCTCCTCAAAAAGCACACTCCTTGTTGAAAGAGCACAGGTAAAACTCCCACATCTCCTAGAGTTTCCAAGGGAACAGATCACAACATGAAATTTCCCCACTGTCCAGGGCAAGAGCAAGGTGAGTTACCCAGGCTGCCATCCATGACCATGTTGCTTTCTGGGGAACAGCGGATTCCCAGATCCTCAGCATGGGAGCAGTCAtgctgcccccagctgctgtggggacagtCCAGGAGAgacagctctgtccccacaCATGCTACATCATCCAGTAAAATGaagccttggccagcagcataGTCTCCTTCAgaggccagggcagcaggaccactagaggaaggaaacagaaaataacattgAAACTCCAAATGCCACAAAAGAACTTAGAACTCAGATCTAAAGAGAAACTCCCCTGCTTAACTACAGTGCTGGTGGCCTCCTGACCTAAACCACTCAGTGGACACACAGGATGACAACCAAGCACCTTCACATCTCCCCAGCTTCAGTTTTCAGGGAGGCTTTCTCAGACCAGTCTGTTTTCTAGTGTCTGGTCAAAGGCACATTGCAAGGCACAGAGGGCCAGCAGAGGCTGCTTTGCAATATGGCAGGTACATCAATTTGGGTAGGGGCTGGCTGAGGAGGCATCAAAAATGTTGCAAACAGCTGCCTGGATTTGAACTGCAGAAAGCTGTAAACTTTTATGCACTAAAAGAGATGACAAATGCAGTATGTAGCTGAACTCAAAGGGAAGAATTTAGTTTGGTCTTTTTTTCATCTATAAAGTTGAAATTTTAGAAGACTCTaatcatgttaaaaaaattcacaaaatccCATTTTACTAGCTCCTTGGTCTTTTTTTATCTGTAAAGTTGAAATTTTAGAAGACCCTAATCATGttaaaaaattcacaaaatccCATTTTACTAGCTCAAAGGTAATAGTATCCTGATTTTCAGTCTTTCCCAAACTCCTACCTGAAGGGATGACAGCTCAACAATGGGCTGAAAATCCCTATTGCTCCTTTTTCTTTGCCCTAATGGTCTTTGTTCAACTACTGAAGGTGATACATATGGAGCAAATAGGTGATATCTTTTCACTGACACTGACACATAAATAGGTGATATCTTTTCACTGACAGAAGTGACACCTGCAAATTTAAAGAGtgttaaagaaaattttctgacTTTGCTGACAAATAGGTGATATCTTTTCACTGACACTGACACAGAAGTGACACCTGCAAATTTAAGGAGtgttaaagaaaattttctgacTTTGCTGAGAAGTTTATAAGGACAGTATTAAGCCTGTTAACTGCTTTCAGAACACACTGAGGCAAGAGAtaatagatttatttttgcCCCTTGGAAAGGATGTGAATGCCTATTAATCTTTCCTTAATAAGTTGTATAATGGTAATAAGCCTTCTAACAAAGACAGCATTGAAGGATTAAGGTCTGGCCTATCCCAGTGAAGGGTGATGGAATCTAATCCTTGAAATTAGGAAGCACAAACACTACACACTCTAGAAGTTCATAAGGACAGTATTAAGCCTGTTAATTGCTTTCAGAACACACTGAGGCAAGAGAtaatagatttatttttgcCCCTTGGAAAGGATGTGAATGCCTATTAATCTTTCCTTAATAAGTTGTATAATGGTAATAAGCCTTCTAACAAAGACAGCATTGAAGGATTAAGGTCTGGCCTATCCCAGTGAAGGGTGATGGAATCTAATCCTTGAAATTAGGAAGCACAAACACTACACACTCTTAGTCCTACCTGaagcccagctgcctgcagaccACCTGGGCTCCGAGGTCTGTCCAGCCATCATCGCACACTGTGCCCCAGTCTCCATTGTAGTAAACTTCCACCCTGCCTTCGCTGGGGCTGCGGCCGCCAGCCAGCCGGACAGTGCCCTCTGCAAGGgatgggagaaggaaagggcAGCGCCCAGCAGGGGAGGAAAGAAACAGCCTGTGCACCACTGCCAGGTCTCTGCACTGCCCACGAGTGAAAGGAACAAAAGACACAGTCTTTTGAGTATCCACAGTCTGTAGGTACTCAAAATACAAACGGTCATTGCTTCCAAACATACCCCTCTGTCAGGGGAGGATTCACTTCAGCCGTTCCACACCACCTAAGCAAAGCCATGGGAACACCACCAAGTCTGCCTCTGATCCATTCCTTTACTCTCTGCCTCCACATCTGGCAGCCCTTTTGGGAGCCATACATGGAAGCTGTGCAGGATCCTGAACCAGGGGGTTCCCTGCTGAGCAAGGCAAGCCATGTGGGGGTAAGACCGACTGCATCAACTGGCCAAGCTGTACATCTGTACCTGTGAAAGGGTCACAGGAGACCCCAGCGTCTTCAATGTGGTCACA
Proteins encoded:
- the LOC101815720 gene encoding neurotrypsin-like, with product MEISKILGLLLELSSLLSCLRCVEAFLGSKPNQNHLQSAAPSVCAVGPLGYYNGSLAVTEAGAECLNWAEFPDYVQQYPDRGLGDHNYCRNPDGGATPWCFYRLLSGAIGWANCDCNQGAVRLAEDSSVELYFNGLWGTICADHWTDWDASVVCRQLGLSEIGTAGKKSHPGPWPVPLHLQSANCHGDEEALLQCAYQEAISGACNQRSAVVTCVPPEGVGAPLRIVGGKESFEGRVEVYHDGKWGTICDDQWDDRDAEVVCRQLGLSGTPKALSWAHYGQGSGPILLDEVQCSGNELSLDQCKKSDWGQQNCDHIEDAGVSCDPFTEGTVRLAGGRSPSEGRVEVYYNGDWGTVCDDGWTDLGAQVVCRQLGFSGPAALASEGDYAAGQGFILLDDVACVGTELSLLDCPHSSWGQHDCSHAEDLGIRCSPESNMVMDGSLGPPVRLVDGESTKEGRVEVLLNGQWGSVCDDDWTDRDATVVCRQLGFSGTAKARAMAYFGEGHGPIHLDNVECSGMEHTLGQCAMPDTRIHSCWHSEDAGVICDYVEEKAQDIRRTGPEAGVCGMRLLHRRKKRIIGGNKSLRGSWPWQASLRLKGFRRDTRLLCGATLISSCWVVTAAHCFKRFGVDVRRYLLRVGDYHTAVKDEFERELPVERIVLHRNYWAGSNDNDIALVRMRGREGHCLSFNHHVLPICLPDRRERSDINRQACIISGWGDTGKSYSRTLLQGVVPLLPREDCEARYGQKFTNRMICAGNLSEDKRVDSCQGDSGGPLMCQRANGRWIILGITSWGYGCGRKDSPGVYTKVSKFVPWIKKVTKLK